Proteins co-encoded in one Spiroplasma gladiatoris genomic window:
- a CDS encoding ISNCY family transposase yields the protein MNEKKRMEIIKDVIDQKITKESASIKLCQTIRNVNILINKYKKNGYIAFIHKNTGRLSCRRISSDISQKIIKLYKDEFCDYNYKHFQEKLLENYNIKVSYTYLLSLLKENNMYSPRIHKVTKKIIKQKIAYSLKNQNIKNIEKKEYLNTLLSIENSHPMQHRKTEFGERLQTDASVHYWIKEEKWYLHGFIDDATGKILALYFDTEETLMGYYNITKKVFLNYGIPKEILTDKRTVFWSPKEKESDLHSDSLTQYGFLCHNLGIKLTTSSVPQTKGRIERLWNTLQDRLPKELKENNISTINQANLFLDEYIDKYNSQFSLQIENITNSFRFFEETKNIDFYLSRRFERTVNKGSTIKYQNKYNIPHSNGEPVFYKNKTKIMVVETFDGKLYSNSYSEWMPLLEVLQNSTYKEVYENKNPAEINKIYKPIKTSSPWKYTNWIFYKNSKNKVLGKIN from the coding sequence ATGAATGAAAAAAAGAGAATGGAAATTATCAAAGACGTTATAGATCAAAAAATAACAAAAGAGTCAGCTTCTATAAAGTTATGTCAAACAATTAGAAATGTAAATATATTAATTAATAAATATAAAAAAAATGGTTACATAGCTTTTATTCATAAGAACACTGGCAGATTGTCTTGCAGAAGAATAAGCAGTGATATTAGTCAAAAAATAATTAAATTATATAAAGATGAATTTTGTGACTACAATTACAAACACTTTCAAGAAAAGTTGCTAGAAAATTATAATATAAAAGTTTCGTATACATATTTACTTAGTTTATTAAAGGAAAATAACATGTATTCTCCAAGAATACATAAAGTAACTAAAAAAATAATTAAACAAAAAATAGCTTACAGTTTAAAAAATCAAAATATAAAAAATATAGAAAAAAAAGAATATTTAAATACTTTATTAAGTATTGAAAATAGTCATCCAATGCAACATAGAAAAACTGAGTTTGGAGAAAGGTTGCAAACAGATGCTTCTGTACATTACTGAATTAAAGAAGAAAAATGATATCTACATGGTTTTATTGATGATGCTACTGGCAAAATATTGGCTTTATATTTTGACACTGAAGAAACTCTTATGGGTTATTACAATATCACAAAGAAAGTTTTTCTTAACTATGGGATTCCTAAAGAAATATTGACAGACAAAAGAACGGTATTTTGAAGTCCAAAAGAAAAGGAGTCAGATCTACATTCTGACTCCTTAACACAATACGGATTTTTGTGTCACAACTTAGGAATAAAATTAACAACATCTAGCGTTCCACAAACTAAAGGCCGTATTGAAAGGTTGTGAAATACACTTCAAGATCGCCTACCAAAGGAACTTAAAGAAAATAATATATCAACTATAAACCAAGCTAATTTGTTTTTAGATGAATATATAGATAAATATAATTCACAGTTTTCCCTTCAAATAGAGAATATCACTAATTCTTTTAGATTTTTTGAAGAAACTAAAAATATAGATTTTTATTTATCTAGAAGATTTGAAAGAACCGTAAATAAGGGTTCAACTATAAAATACCAAAATAAGTACAATATTCCACATTCAAATGGAGAACCAGTTTTTTATAAAAATAAAACAAAAATAATGGTTGTTGAGACATTTGACGGAAAACTATATTCAAACTCATATAGCGAATGAATGCCTTTATTAGAAGTATTACAAAATTCTACTTATAAAGAGGTGTATGAAAATAAAAACCCGGCTGAGATAAATAAAATTTATAAGCCAATAAAAACAAGCAGTCCTTGAAAGTATACTAATTGAATCTTTTATAAAAACTCAAAAAATAAAGTTTTAGGAAAAATTAATTAG
- a CDS encoding MarR family transcriptional regulator — protein sequence MKKEIKFDQFSNLIKNFIVVTLLSRQLEEFIENQNKDIYKNAYIHLMFINYVEGISQMELSLLTGTNKSTLVRNINDLVKKDYVCKKTSIRANENELYLTNKGLEIVDKIKNWINDRELEIEKSTKDSQKTKESVSEYLLKIINMYSIY from the coding sequence ATGAAAAAAGAAATCAAGTTTGATCAGTTTTCAAATTTAATAAAAAATTTTATTGTCGTTACTTTACTTTCAAGACAATTAGAAGAATTTATTGAAAATCAAAACAAAGATATTTATAAAAATGCTTATATTCACTTAATGTTTATAAATTATGTTGAAGGAATAAGTCAAATGGAATTAAGTTTACTAACAGGTACAAATAAATCAACACTAGTAAGAAATATAAATGATTTAGTAAAGAAAGACTATGTATGTAAAAAAACCTCAATCCGAGCAAATGAAAATGAATTATATTTAACAAATAAAGGTTTAGAAATTGTCGATAAAATTAAAAATTGAATTAATGATAGGGAACTTGAAATTGAAAAAAGTACAAAAGATAGTCAAAAAACTAAAGAAAGTGTTTCTGAATATTTGCTAAAAATAATTAATATGTACTCTATATATTAA
- a CDS encoding ABC transporter ATP-binding protein, with translation MKEIEFKIDNNLTSHVCRALKEKWYLSIIVVIFVIVCVILSAINIKIVEYITALLVSKSVVASAQNKEQLYELLKQYGLTQQQINDFLSRYATNEAIEKLINTMFYDYIKFDGQKLYIVILGFNFSVYNFLYLMVSNISGVVLFSYFMYLLSGYIARSYETNLKHVLIKNLIDQDLHYFSENKTGEIISTLVKDTSIIGLYVKDAPVGYLRTILTVTVSSIIMFTVDWKLTLCVFGLLIICMILVFLFSVLSVKSTKKISKLTTDFDNNMSEKIYNIRLIKSIGTFDEEKQNFKTSASVVDKKNKLKLFLSEIPAGLIIGGVGSFSMASVIFGVILYYDNSQTLISIITTFTSGVIVMTLPLLDLRNVLNQVPNARYGSKNVYRLLNQEIKIDKHKKTIFSDKVDTIKFENLSFSYPESDKVILNNINITFNRGKKYAFVGPTGSGKSTIAKLLLRFYDPFKGDVIINNKTNLKDINLKSWLDKIGYVDQEPQILSGTILDNIKYGLNDIDDNQVIEAAKKAKLHDLINGWDEGYQTILFERGSQLSGGQKQRLVIARLILKNPEVLILDEATSALDNKVEKEIQEELEKLMVGRTTISIAHRLSTIKSFDNIFVIEPHKGIVQSGNYNKLIKEDGLFKILYELSN, from the coding sequence ATGAAAGAAATAGAGTTTAAAATTGACAATAATTTAACCAGTCATGTTTGTAGAGCTTTAAAAGAAAAATGATACTTATCAATTATTGTAGTAATTTTTGTAATAGTTTGTGTTATTTTATCTGCTATAAATATTAAAATAGTAGAATATATCACAGCTTTACTTGTATCAAAATCCGTTGTTGCTTCAGCTCAAAACAAAGAACAATTATATGAATTATTAAAGCAATATGGTTTAACCCAGCAACAAATAAATGACTTTTTAAGTCGTTATGCAACTAATGAAGCAATAGAGAAGTTAATTAACACAATGTTTTATGATTATATTAAATTTGATGGACAAAAACTATATATTGTTATATTAGGATTTAATTTTAGTGTTTATAATTTCTTATATTTAATGGTATCAAATATTAGTGGTGTTGTACTATTTTCTTATTTTATGTACTTATTAAGCGGATATATTGCAAGAAGTTATGAAACCAATCTAAAACATGTTTTAATTAAAAATTTAATCGATCAAGATTTACATTATTTTAGTGAAAATAAAACTGGTGAGATAATCTCAACATTAGTAAAAGACACAAGTATTATTGGTCTATATGTTAAAGATGCTCCTGTTGGATATTTAAGAACAATACTAACAGTAACAGTTTCTTCGATAATAATGTTTACAGTTGATTGAAAACTTACTTTATGTGTTTTTGGGCTATTAATTATATGTATGATATTAGTGTTTTTATTTTCAGTTCTTTCTGTTAAATCTACTAAAAAAATTAGTAAACTTACAACAGATTTTGATAATAATATGAGTGAAAAAATTTATAACATTAGATTGATAAAGTCTATTGGCACATTCGATGAAGAAAAACAAAACTTTAAAACAAGCGCAAGTGTTGTTGATAAAAAAAATAAATTAAAATTATTTTTATCAGAAATTCCAGCAGGATTAATTATTGGTGGGGTTGGTAGTTTTTCAATGGCTAGTGTTATATTTGGAGTTATTCTATATTATGACAACTCTCAAACTTTAATAAGTATTATTACAACTTTTACTTCTGGAGTTATAGTTATGACACTTCCCCTTTTAGATTTAAGAAATGTATTAAATCAAGTTCCAAATGCAAGATATGGTTCTAAAAATGTTTATCGCCTGTTGAATCAAGAAATAAAAATTGATAAACATAAAAAAACTATTTTTAGCGATAAAGTTGATACTATTAAATTTGAAAATCTTAGTTTTAGTTACCCCGAAAGTGACAAAGTAATATTAAATAATATAAATATAACTTTTAATAGAGGTAAAAAATATGCATTTGTTGGACCAACTGGAAGTGGTAAATCTACAATTGCAAAATTATTATTAAGATTTTATGATCCATTTAAAGGTGATGTGATTATTAATAATAAAACTAATTTAAAAGATATAAATTTAAAATCTTGATTAGATAAAATTGGTTATGTTGATCAAGAGCCACAAATATTAAGCGGTACAATTTTAGATAATATAAAATATGGACTAAACGATATCGATGACAATCAAGTAATTGAGGCTGCAAAAAAGGCAAAACTACATGATCTGATTAATGGATGAGATGAAGGTTATCAAACTATATTATTCGAAAGAGGATCGCAATTATCTGGGGGACAAAAACAAAGATTAGTTATAGCAAGATTAATCTTAAAAAACCCAGAAGTATTAATACTTGACGAAGCCACAAGTGCTTTAGACAATAAAGTGGAAAAAGAAATACAAGAAGAATTAGAAAAATTAATGGTTGGTCGTACTACAATTTCAATTGCTCATAGATTAAGTACAATAAAATCATTTGATAATATATTTGTTATTGAACCGCATAAAGGAATTGTTCAAAGTGGTAATTATAATAAACTTATCAAAGAAGATGGTTTATTTAAAATACTTTATGAATTATCTAATTAA
- a CDS encoding ATP-binding cassette domain-containing protein, producing MKDLSKGNKQKVSLICALMNKPNLLILDGPTSGLDSVLQEVLKNLI from the coding sequence ATTAAAGACTTATCAAAAGGAAACAAGCAAAAAGTGTCATTGATTTGTGCTTTAATGAATAAACCAAACTTACTTATTTTAGACGGGCCTACATCAGGCTTAGACTCAGTTTTACAAGAAGTTTTAAAAAATTTAATTTAA
- a CDS encoding ABC transporter ATP-binding protein, translated as MSFFILTLYIEDYIYNVNKDFKEVFVNENIDFDVKNVEILGIFGPNGVGKTTLLCQIMRFLKPISGEIIVDDINS; from the coding sequence ATGAGTTTTTTTATTCTAACTTTATACATAGAGGATTATATTTATAATGTAAATAAAGACTTTAAAGAAGTTTTTGTTAATGAAAATATTGATTTTGATGTCAAAAATGTAGAAATTTTAGGTATTTTTGGACCTAATGGTGTAGGAAAAACCACTTTATTATGTCAAATAATGAGATTTTTAAAGCCGATAAGTGGTGAAATAATTGTTGATGATATTAATTCTTAA
- the truB gene encoding tRNA pseudouridine(55) synthase TruB → MNNKSGIFLVNKPLNITSNELIQRIKNKFHIKKIGHAGTLDPIATGLMVVLTNQATKISNYLLKADKVYIVEMKLFKKTDTGDITGKVIESQEFQKISKKDVELIVDKYNGYIYDQYPPIYSAIKVNGKKLYEYARNDQEVELKPRTVTINECELINFDQKMGIIKLKVNCSKGTYIRSLVQDFANEIGCLSTVSSLERTGSGEFNLSQAKTVDQLQESDLISMYDGLIQNNHALIEYHKIRDIIQGRAITLTGRSDEVVFLINDKKNVLAIYKWVAKDLYTCQRGLWDEQLELELTEAEKDF, encoded by the coding sequence ATGAATAACAAATCGGGAATATTTTTAGTTAACAAACCTTTAAATATAACTTCAAACGAATTAATTCAAAGAATAAAAAATAAGTTTCATATTAAAAAAATAGGGCACGCTGGAACATTAGATCCAATTGCAACTGGTTTAATGGTAGTGTTAACAAACCAAGCTACAAAAATCTCAAATTACTTATTAAAAGCAGATAAAGTTTATATTGTAGAGATGAAATTGTTTAAAAAAACAGATACAGGAGATATAACAGGTAAAGTAATTGAAAGTCAAGAATTTCAAAAAATATCAAAAAAAGATGTTGAGTTAATTGTAGATAAATATAATGGATATATTTATGACCAATACCCTCCAATTTATTCAGCTATAAAAGTTAATGGAAAAAAATTATATGAATATGCTAGAAATGATCAAGAAGTTGAATTAAAACCTAGAACTGTAACTATTAATGAATGTGAGTTAATTAATTTTGATCAAAAAATGGGAATAATAAAATTAAAAGTTAATTGTAGTAAAGGCACTTATATTCGTAGTTTAGTTCAAGATTTTGCTAATGAAATTGGTTGCTTATCTACAGTCAGTTCCTTAGAAAGAACTGGATCTGGAGAATTTAACTTAAGTCAGGCAAAAACAGTTGACCAATTGCAAGAAAGTGATTTAATAAGTATGTATGATGGTTTAATTCAAAATAATCATGCTTTAATCGAATATCACAAAATTAGAGACATCATTCAAGGAAGAGCAATAACTTTAACTGGTAGAAGTGATGAAGTTGTGTTTTTAATAAATGATAAAAAAAATGTTTTAGCAATTTATAAGTGAGTTGCAAAAGACCTATACACTTGTCAAAGAGGTTTGTGAGATGAACAACTAGAATTAGAACTAACAGAAGCTGAAAAGGATTTTTAA